In Dyadobacter subterraneus, a single genomic region encodes these proteins:
- a CDS encoding SusC/RagA family TonB-linked outer membrane protein: MNKSLPKKALALWIVLLAGSLSHPARSSGNGKIRDERHASVAVTVKGKVTSEEDGSGIPGVNVVIKGSMTGTSTDAEGNYTIEVPAQSDILVFSFLGFISKEVPVGSLSTINVSLLTDSKQLSEVVVTALGFRENKDRMGSTSSTIKADDIRRSGETGVINGLAGKAAGVQISRSSGDPGAGSNIQIRGQNTITGSNQPLVIIDGIPMSNTTEGDARGGVAQQSRLNDINPEDIASMQVLKGASAAGLWGSRAANGVIVITTKRGADDKKMNISYTSTASFDKVNVLHPLQSAYGQGSGGIYNPTTQYSWGDKISTRSGAADDVNMNGARFEAYNGPTFYPIIKKNSQETYNKAREDAVFRTGTYFDNNLAISGGNEKGNFYLSLGNLSQKGIFAGQSDYKRSSVRFNSTRQFNDILRISTNATYVKTTSNRIQKGDNTSGLYLGMLRSSPDFDSRYWKGSYFSSPTASAIANRQRSYRNYLGASANPSYNDPLWTIHELTNLSEVDRFIMSTEAVVSPTNWFNITARGGLDTYTDRRVTNNPVNSVANSGAGQYEQQMIKETELNMDVIGRATHNITKDITGTLIVGFNVNDRKYNSLGGLMNNFILEDAPANFTNSTFANNYPYNSEKHRRMARLYSTLNLGFYDQLYLNVSAAGEAGSTFGSASKSTFYYPSTDVAWQFTQLPGLSNNEILSFGKIRGSFGVVGIQPDAYKNTTSFVNASFGSWATNLDGGGYGGAYVQSYTQGDPNLRPERKTEFELGTDLRFFKNKLSAGFTYYQNEIKDLLLQVSAAGSTGFTQKYTNAGKMQNKGLEVDLNMNVFQKKDWNVNVFANWSKNTNEVTDLGGTQIITFTGGALSTVANVGHALSSFYGGTYKRKENGEMDLTANGFPQLSTTLAIIGNPNPKWRGGFGTNVSYKNVSLNVLFETSQGGSFYEGTKGVLVNFGTYADVGHEVTLAQDTYNYAGKLTAAGTTVRGNIADYGGGPVLLDQSFYTSIGGHSGQLAEQFVKDGSWTRIREISLGYSLKSAGFKKKTKLQSVDFTVTARNPILWTKIVGVDPETNVSGVGNARGVDYFNNPNTKSLVFSLKVNY; the protein is encoded by the coding sequence ATGAATAAATCCTTACCCAAAAAGGCCCTTGCACTTTGGATTGTTTTGCTAGCCGGAAGCCTGAGTCATCCGGCCCGGTCCAGCGGTAACGGAAAGATCAGAGATGAGCGCCATGCCTCTGTTGCAGTTACTGTGAAGGGTAAAGTTACTTCGGAAGAAGACGGTTCGGGAATTCCTGGTGTGAACGTTGTGATCAAAGGGAGCATGACCGGGACCTCAACGGATGCCGAAGGGAATTACACCATTGAAGTTCCTGCCCAAAGCGATATTCTCGTTTTTTCTTTTCTTGGTTTTATTTCAAAGGAAGTTCCGGTTGGAAGCCTTTCGACAATTAATGTTTCGTTACTTACCGATTCAAAACAACTTAGCGAAGTAGTAGTTACCGCACTTGGTTTTAGAGAAAATAAAGACAGAATGGGCTCGACATCATCTACGATCAAAGCCGATGATATCCGTCGTTCCGGTGAAACGGGTGTGATCAACGGTTTGGCTGGTAAAGCTGCCGGTGTTCAGATTTCGCGTTCAAGCGGTGACCCGGGAGCAGGTTCCAATATCCAGATCCGTGGTCAGAATACAATTACAGGTTCTAATCAGCCTTTGGTCATTATTGATGGTATTCCGATGAGTAATACAACCGAAGGTGATGCCCGTGGTGGTGTGGCTCAGCAATCTCGTTTGAATGATATCAACCCGGAAGACATTGCCAGTATGCAGGTTCTAAAAGGTGCTTCGGCGGCAGGTTTGTGGGGTTCACGCGCAGCAAACGGTGTAATCGTTATCACCACAAAACGAGGTGCTGATGACAAGAAAATGAATATCAGTTATACTTCTACTGCATCTTTTGACAAAGTAAATGTATTGCATCCGTTGCAGTCTGCATATGGGCAGGGTTCTGGTGGTATTTATAACCCAACGACACAATATTCCTGGGGAGATAAAATCTCTACGCGCTCTGGTGCTGCGGATGATGTAAATATGAACGGAGCACGTTTTGAAGCGTATAACGGCCCGACTTTTTATCCGATCATCAAAAAGAATTCTCAGGAAACTTATAACAAGGCACGCGAAGATGCTGTTTTCCGTACCGGGACTTATTTTGATAATAACCTCGCAATCAGCGGAGGTAATGAAAAAGGGAACTTTTATCTAAGCCTTGGCAACCTTTCTCAAAAAGGGATTTTCGCAGGTCAAAGTGATTATAAAAGAAGTTCAGTTCGTTTTAACAGCACACGCCAGTTTAATGACATTCTTAGAATTTCAACGAACGCAACGTATGTAAAAACAACATCAAACCGTATTCAGAAAGGTGATAATACCAGTGGTCTTTACCTTGGTATGCTTCGCTCTTCTCCTGACTTTGACAGCCGTTACTGGAAGGGCTCTTATTTCTCTTCCCCAACTGCTTCTGCTATTGCAAACCGTCAGCGTTCGTATAGAAATTACCTGGGAGCATCTGCCAACCCAAGTTACAATGACCCGTTGTGGACTATTCATGAGCTGACAAACCTTTCAGAAGTTGATCGTTTTATCATGAGTACTGAGGCGGTTGTTAGTCCGACAAACTGGTTCAATATCACAGCAAGAGGAGGTCTAGATACGTATACAGACAGACGTGTTACAAACAACCCGGTTAACTCGGTAGCGAATTCCGGTGCTGGTCAGTACGAGCAGCAAATGATTAAGGAAACGGAATTGAACATGGACGTAATTGGTCGTGCGACGCATAATATTACAAAGGACATCACCGGGACGCTGATTGTTGGTTTTAATGTGAACGACAGAAAGTATAATAGCTTGGGCGGATTGATGAACAATTTTATTTTGGAAGATGCTCCTGCCAACTTTACCAACTCAACTTTTGCCAACAACTATCCTTACAACAGTGAAAAACATCGTCGCATGGCTCGTCTTTATTCGACTTTGAATTTGGGATTTTATGATCAGCTTTATCTAAATGTTTCGGCAGCCGGTGAGGCAGGTTCAACGTTCGGTAGTGCTTCCAAATCTACTTTTTACTATCCTTCAACGGATGTAGCCTGGCAGTTTACCCAACTTCCCGGGCTGTCTAATAATGAAATTCTTTCCTTTGGTAAAATTCGTGGTTCTTTTGGTGTTGTTGGTATTCAGCCAGACGCCTATAAAAATACTACCTCTTTTGTAAATGCTTCATTTGGTAGCTGGGCAACAAATCTAGACGGTGGCGGATATGGCGGGGCGTATGTACAGAGCTACACACAGGGCGATCCAAATCTAAGACCAGAGCGTAAAACTGAATTTGAATTAGGAACGGATCTTCGTTTTTTCAAAAACAAACTTTCTGCCGGATTTACCTATTATCAAAACGAAATTAAAGATCTTCTTTTGCAGGTTTCGGCAGCCGGTTCAACTGGTTTTACTCAGAAATATACCAACGCTGGTAAAATGCAGAACAAAGGTCTTGAAGTGGATCTTAACATGAACGTTTTCCAGAAAAAAGACTGGAATGTAAATGTATTTGCCAATTGGAGCAAAAATACCAATGAAGTTACCGATTTAGGCGGAACACAAATCATCACATTTACTGGTGGTGCGCTTAGTACAGTAGCGAACGTTGGACATGCTTTGTCATCTTTTTACGGTGGTACATATAAACGCAAGGAAAACGGCGAAATGGATTTAACCGCAAATGGTTTCCCTCAGTTGAGCACAACCCTTGCTATTATTGGAAATCCTAACCCGAAATGGAGAGGTGGTTTCGGTACAAATGTGTCGTACAAAAATGTGTCGCTTAATGTACTTTTTGAAACTTCTCAGGGTGGTAGTTTTTATGAAGGAACAAAAGGGGTGTTGGTAAACTTCGGTACCTATGCGGATGTTGGGCATGAAGTAACTTTGGCTCAGGATACTTATAACTACGCTGGGAAGCTTACAGCTGCCGGAACAACAGTAAGAGGAAATATCGCTGATTACGGCGGAGGACCTGTTTTGCTTGACCAGTCTTTCTATACTTCCATCGGCGGTCACTCAGGACAGTTGGCTGAACAATTTGTGAAAGATGGTAGCTGGACACGTATCCGTGAAATTTCTCTTGGATACAGTTTAAAATCCGCTGGTTTTAAGAAGAAAACAAAACTTCAATCAGTTGATTTTACAGTAACAGCGCGAAACCCGATTTTATGGACAAAAATTGTTGGTGTGGATCCGGAAACAAACGTCTCTGGTGTTGGTAACGCGCGTGGGGTAGATTACTTCAACAACCCGAACACAAAATCATTGGTGTTCAGTCTTAAAGTCAATTATTAA
- a CDS encoding SusD/RagB family nutrient-binding outer membrane lipoprotein, with amino-acid sequence MKSIYKSVFALLVGLGFISCEGIVDDLNKDPNNATDAPARYVFTGTEIANMAAQEGLASRLAIVWTGYGKGTFQQLGTWYLYQITASNFDDDWNLFFAGVNKNALIAIEKAEALGNRKMAGIAKIVQVNGMATATELWGDIPYSEAGNTAEFPNPKFETQAELYPKLLARLDEAIADLESGIGIVTTEDIYLGGDATKWKQVAYTLKARLLTDTKQYDAALTAATTGVSTFANSLYSLHGTTASVNENANYSFLTNIRAGSITGEDSYLTFLLNPANAKYRGNAKTIETARFKFYYLENGVNAPGVIEPNTSTTTTARGFFARDASFPLVTYQENVLTMAEAALRSGKGFDVALGYLNNYRAFLNGGGYLHATYKVAGTYKYEAYTADDFATGGMENKDGITADQALLREILEERYVTFYGQHIGWDDERRTRSESVGIKITPSNGTQLPGRFIYSQNELNSNTSSPKVAPGLFELTSIYK; translated from the coding sequence ATGAAAAGTATTTATAAATCAGTGTTTGCACTGCTGGTTGGCCTCGGTTTTATTTCCTGCGAAGGAATCGTTGACGATTTGAACAAAGATCCAAACAACGCTACTGACGCACCGGCAAGATATGTTTTCACCGGAACAGAAATCGCAAACATGGCTGCGCAGGAAGGACTTGCCAGTCGCCTTGCCATCGTTTGGACAGGTTATGGAAAAGGAACATTTCAGCAATTGGGAACCTGGTATTTGTACCAGATTACGGCGAGTAACTTTGATGATGACTGGAACTTGTTTTTCGCAGGCGTTAATAAAAATGCGTTAATTGCCATCGAAAAAGCGGAAGCGCTGGGTAACCGGAAAATGGCCGGAATAGCTAAAATTGTTCAGGTGAATGGGATGGCGACGGCTACGGAATTATGGGGAGATATTCCTTACTCAGAAGCTGGTAACACAGCAGAATTTCCAAATCCAAAATTTGAAACACAGGCTGAATTATATCCAAAATTGCTTGCCCGTCTTGATGAAGCGATTGCAGATCTTGAATCTGGAATTGGAATTGTTACCACGGAAGACATTTACCTGGGTGGTGATGCAACGAAATGGAAACAGGTTGCCTATACCTTGAAAGCGCGTCTTTTGACAGATACAAAACAGTACGATGCCGCATTGACGGCTGCGACCACCGGTGTAAGTACATTTGCCAATTCATTATATTCTCTTCACGGAACAACGGCGAGTGTTAATGAAAATGCCAATTATAGCTTTTTAACAAACATTCGTGCGGGAAGTATCACGGGTGAAGATTCATATCTTACCTTCCTGCTTAATCCAGCAAATGCAAAATATCGTGGAAATGCAAAGACGATTGAAACAGCCAGATTCAAGTTTTATTATCTTGAAAACGGTGTAAATGCACCGGGTGTTATCGAGCCAAATACTTCTACGACAACAACGGCGCGTGGATTTTTTGCAAGAGATGCAAGTTTTCCTTTGGTTACCTATCAGGAAAATGTGCTGACGATGGCCGAAGCTGCTCTGCGCTCTGGTAAAGGTTTTGATGTTGCTTTGGGCTATTTGAATAACTACCGTGCTTTTCTAAACGGTGGCGGCTATTTGCATGCAACCTATAAAGTAGCCGGGACTTACAAATATGAAGCCTACACAGCAGATGATTTCGCAACCGGCGGTATGGAAAATAAAGATGGAATTACGGCCGATCAGGCTCTTCTTCGTGAAATCCTGGAAGAACGTTATGTGACATTCTACGGTCAGCATATCGGATGGGATGATGAGCGCCGTACACGTTCAGAATCGGTGGGTATCAAAATTACGCCAAGTAACGGGACACAACTTCCAGGTCGTTTTATCTATTCTCAAAATGAATTGAACTCAAACACAAGCAGTCCTAAGGTGGCTCCTGGTTTGTTTGAGCTTACTAGCATTTATAAATAA
- a CDS encoding amidohydrolase, which translates to MKKRVILMGLLCYLSVDVIGQKNSEKEAIVSSLDKLTTAYGETAKKIWSYAEPGYQETKSSALLQQKLKEAGFKVTAGVAGIPTAFVATYGTDGPKVGILAEFDALPGLSQTNDPEKKEAVAGAAGHGCGHNLFGVGSVAAGIAVKDWLKSSGTKGSVTVFGTPAEEGGSGKVYMVRAGLFDDIDAVLHWHPSDRNLANATSSLANMSAKFRFHGVSAHAAAAPDRGRSALDGVEAMDDMVNMMREHMPSDARIHYVITKGGEAPNVVPDFAEVYYYVRHPEMQTVKDLFARVVKAAQGAALGTETTVDYEVTGGAFNLLPNETLAKIMYQNLSEVGGVKYSELEKTYADKIRTSFTGKLPSLDAAVLIQPYKVEKIREGGGGSTDVGDVSWAVPTAGVRIATFVPGTPGHSWQAVACGGTSIGTKGMMVAAKSMALSAYDIFKNPSVLKTAKEELDEKRGTGFKYEAMVGDRKPALDYRNK; encoded by the coding sequence ATGAAAAAACGAGTCATTCTGATGGGTTTGCTTTGCTACTTATCTGTGGACGTTATCGGTCAGAAAAATTCAGAGAAAGAGGCGATTGTCTCTTCTCTGGATAAACTGACAACGGCCTATGGAGAAACTGCAAAAAAAATCTGGAGTTACGCAGAACCTGGTTATCAGGAAACAAAAAGTTCTGCTTTGTTACAACAAAAATTGAAAGAAGCCGGATTCAAAGTAACTGCCGGTGTTGCCGGAATTCCGACTGCTTTTGTAGCAACGTACGGGACGGATGGTCCGAAAGTTGGAATTCTTGCGGAATTTGACGCTTTGCCAGGTTTATCTCAAACCAATGATCCTGAAAAAAAAGAAGCAGTGGCCGGAGCAGCCGGACATGGTTGTGGTCATAATCTTTTTGGCGTAGGATCCGTAGCTGCCGGAATTGCTGTTAAAGACTGGTTGAAAAGCAGCGGTACGAAAGGTTCGGTTACCGTTTTTGGAACACCGGCAGAAGAAGGCGGATCTGGGAAAGTGTACATGGTAAGAGCCGGTTTGTTTGATGATATCGATGCAGTTTTACATTGGCATCCAAGCGATAGAAATCTTGCCAACGCAACTTCCTCTCTTGCCAATATGTCTGCCAAGTTTCGTTTTCATGGTGTTTCTGCACATGCCGCCGCCGCTCCTGATCGGGGGCGTTCGGCGCTGGATGGCGTTGAGGCGATGGATGATATGGTTAACATGATGCGTGAGCATATGCCTTCGGACGCCAGAATTCACTATGTAATCACAAAAGGTGGAGAAGCTCCCAATGTTGTTCCGGATTTCGCTGAGGTTTACTATTATGTAAGACATCCTGAAATGCAAACGGTTAAGGATCTTTTTGCACGTGTGGTGAAGGCGGCGCAAGGTGCTGCTTTGGGTACGGAAACCACTGTGGACTATGAAGTAACCGGTGGGGCCTTTAATTTGCTGCCGAATGAAACGCTTGCGAAGATCATGTATCAAAATCTCAGTGAAGTTGGCGGAGTGAAATACAGCGAATTAGAAAAAACGTATGCTGACAAAATCCGGACTTCTTTCACAGGCAAACTTCCATCCCTGGATGCTGCGGTTTTAATTCAGCCTTATAAAGTAGAAAAAATTCGTGAAGGCGGAGGTGGTTCTACCGATGTGGGTGATGTGAGCTGGGCGGTTCCAACGGCCGGTGTGCGCATTGCTACTTTTGTTCCGGGCACACCAGGTCATAGCTGGCAGGCAGTTGCCTGCGGCGGGACTTCCATTGGTACCAAAGGGATGATGGTTGCAGCAAAATCGATGGCACTTTCAGCTTATGACATTTTCAAAAATCCGTCTGTTTTGAAAACAGCCAAGGAAGAACTGGATGAAAAAAGAGGGACCGGTTTCAAATACGAAGCCATGGTGGGGGACAGAAAACCTGCGCTGGATTATCGTAACAAGTGA
- a CDS encoding M20/M25/M40 family metallo-hydrolase: protein MKSKIIFLLIASALGVPEISSAQKLTKQEIAIVKNVEKNHEDAVKFLEKTVNINSGTNNTEGVKTVGAIYRKMLDDMGFTTTWVDMPASMKRGGHLVAEIKGTKGKKLLLNSHMDTVFDLNSPFQKWSVKDSIASGPGANDTKGGIMIMLYALKAMYETGQLKDRQIVIVIHGDEESAGSPIEISRKDLVDAAKRSDYALCFESGKEFNSASIARRGGSGWTLKVTAKQSHSGQIFSEKAGPGAIYETARILSRFKEELQEKFLTFSPGIMVAGAEANIDSTGLRGTAFGKSNIVATTSIVKGDLRYISIEQMEKARAKMLAIVKEGFPHTEAEITFTGGSGAMPPTPGNEKLLGILSQASQDLGQGKVTAFDPALRGGGDMTQIAQYIDVVDGLGTVGGNAHAPDEYVNLNYVEGIIKRMAVFMHRLSTN, encoded by the coding sequence ATGAAGTCAAAAATAATTTTTCTTCTCATTGCTTCTGCCCTGGGTGTGCCGGAAATCAGTTCTGCGCAAAAGCTGACCAAACAGGAAATTGCAATCGTAAAGAATGTCGAGAAAAATCATGAGGATGCAGTAAAATTTCTTGAAAAAACCGTCAACATAAATAGCGGTACCAACAATACCGAAGGCGTGAAAACGGTCGGAGCGATCTACCGGAAAATGCTTGATGATATGGGTTTCACCACGACTTGGGTCGATATGCCCGCCTCCATGAAAAGGGGCGGGCATTTGGTTGCTGAGATCAAAGGAACCAAAGGCAAGAAATTGTTACTGAATTCTCATATGGACACGGTTTTTGATCTCAATAGTCCATTTCAAAAATGGTCGGTGAAAGATTCAATCGCATCCGGTCCCGGTGCTAATGATACCAAAGGCGGCATTATGATCATGCTTTATGCGCTGAAAGCGATGTATGAAACCGGCCAGTTGAAAGACAGACAAATTGTAATTGTCATCCACGGCGACGAAGAAAGTGCCGGTTCTCCCATTGAAATAAGCAGAAAAGATTTAGTGGACGCAGCCAAGCGTAGTGATTATGCACTTTGTTTTGAATCCGGAAAAGAATTCAACTCAGCGTCAATCGCAAGACGTGGCGGAAGCGGCTGGACTTTAAAAGTTACAGCAAAACAATCTCACTCCGGACAAATATTTTCAGAAAAAGCCGGACCTGGTGCGATCTATGAAACGGCAAGAATCCTGAGCCGTTTTAAAGAAGAATTACAGGAGAAATTCCTGACATTCAGTCCTGGCATTATGGTAGCTGGCGCGGAAGCAAATATCGATTCAACCGGACTTCGCGGAACTGCGTTTGGGAAATCTAACATCGTAGCCACAACAAGTATCGTAAAAGGAGACCTCCGTTATATTTCTATTGAACAAATGGAAAAGGCTCGTGCTAAAATGTTAGCGATTGTAAAAGAAGGTTTTCCGCATACCGAAGCAGAAATTACTTTTACGGGTGGTTCAGGTGCAATGCCGCCAACGCCTGGTAATGAAAAATTGCTTGGTATACTAAGTCAGGCCAGTCAGGATCTTGGTCAGGGAAAAGTTACGGCTTTCGATCCGGCGCTTCGTGGCGGCGGAGATATGACACAAATCGCGCAGTATATTGATGTCGTCGACGGACTTGGAACAGTTGGCGGAAACGCGCATGCACCTGATGAATATGTCAATTTGAATTATGTTGAAGGAATTATAAAGCGTATGGCGGTTTTTATGCACCGCCTTTCCACGAATTGA
- a CDS encoding M20/M25/M40 family metallo-hydrolase, translated as MKYKIYTAGLLGLLGSLQSVSFAQKLSKEEVLITKNVEKNHKESVKFLEETVNINSGSQNPAGVKKVGALYKKLLEDIGFTTTWVDMPESMNRGGHLIAEIKGTKGKKLLLIGHMDTVFEADSPFQKWEQKDTIAVGPGSCDMKGGNMVMIYALKAMKEANLLKDRQIVVIIHGDEESAGSPIEISRKDIIDIAKRSDIALGFENGTGFNYATVARRGASGWSLKVSGKQSHSSGIFSANAGAGAIYETARILNSFYTELQEPNLTYSPGLIMGGTATDMTATSIEGKASGKTNLIANTTVVNGDLRFLTNEQLQNARAKMTAIVGKNLPLTKAEITFKDGYPAMPPTEGNMGVLSVLNKVSLDLGQGEVKAFDPGKRGAGDISFVAQYVDGLDGLGVQGGGAHAPGEYVNLNSIEAIVKRTAILMLRLTK; from the coding sequence ATGAAATATAAGATTTATACTGCCGGTTTACTTGGATTACTGGGTTCTCTTCAATCCGTGTCCTTTGCCCAGAAATTGTCAAAAGAAGAAGTGCTTATCACAAAAAACGTTGAAAAAAATCACAAGGAGTCTGTAAAGTTTTTAGAAGAAACGGTCAATATCAATAGTGGCTCACAAAATCCTGCCGGTGTTAAAAAAGTAGGTGCGCTTTACAAAAAATTGCTTGAAGATATCGGTTTCACTACGACCTGGGTAGATATGCCTGAATCCATGAATCGCGGCGGACATTTGATTGCTGAAATCAAAGGAACAAAAGGAAAGAAATTGTTGCTGATCGGGCACATGGATACCGTTTTTGAAGCGGACAGTCCATTCCAGAAATGGGAACAAAAAGATACCATTGCCGTTGGTCCGGGATCTTGTGATATGAAAGGTGGAAACATGGTAATGATCTATGCCTTAAAAGCGATGAAAGAAGCCAATTTGTTGAAAGACAGACAAATTGTGGTAATCATTCATGGTGACGAAGAAAGTGCAGGATCGCCGATTGAGATCAGTCGCAAGGACATTATTGATATTGCAAAAAGAAGTGATATTGCTTTGGGATTTGAGAATGGAACAGGCTTTAATTATGCTACTGTTGCTCGTCGTGGCGCTAGTGGCTGGTCTTTGAAAGTTTCAGGAAAGCAGTCTCATTCATCAGGGATTTTTTCTGCAAATGCTGGCGCAGGAGCGATTTACGAAACCGCGAGAATTCTTAATTCTTTCTATACAGAATTGCAGGAGCCAAATTTGACATACAGTCCGGGCCTGATCATGGGCGGAACAGCAACCGATATGACGGCAACTTCAATCGAAGGAAAAGCATCCGGAAAAACCAATCTGATTGCCAACACAACGGTTGTAAACGGAGATCTTCGTTTTCTTACCAACGAACAATTACAAAATGCCCGCGCAAAAATGACAGCGATTGTTGGCAAAAATCTTCCTTTGACAAAAGCAGAAATCACGTTTAAAGACGGCTACCCTGCCATGCCTCCAACCGAAGGAAATATGGGTGTGTTGAGCGTTTTGAATAAAGTAAGTTTGGATTTGGGACAAGGCGAAGTGAAAGCATTTGATCCGGGAAAAAGAGGTGCAGGCGATATTTCTTTTGTTGCGCAATATGTTGACGGACTGGACGGCTTAGGCGTTCAAGGCGGCGGTGCCCATGCTCCGGGAGAATATGTTAATCTTAATTCAATTGAAGCAATTGTGAAACGTACAGCGATCTTGATGTTAAGATTAACAAAATAA
- a CDS encoding penicillin acylase family protein codes for MKKITIFAFLALSFNVSAQTFSPKEIKALKKEAAQITIVKDKYGVPHVYTKTDEQAVFGMSYVQCEEFFDKLESSLISRLGRQSEIDGEAAIYKDLWTRMYTDSTRAKALYKESPKWLQKLCDGFAGGVNLYLITHPDKKTKLIKRMEPWMSLMNNVPALGGSNIDEAGFAALYSKKGPRFTSYLPSFEPDNFREPAGSNGWAIAPSRTKSKNAMILINPHSEFYGRIEIQVTSEEGLNSYGAPFIGQFSLFQGFNEYLGWMHPVSLSDGKDLYAEMVEQKDGKYYYKYNGEMKAVDSTEITIPYKKGNEILTKKFTVYRTHHGPVVSILNKKWVSLKTIDGSIDLLAMHWEKMKAKNFDQFKASMDKRVMTGSNVMYADRDGNIAYWHGNFVPKKDPSLNWKRPVDGSTDATEWKGTYSLDEIPNYKNPANGWLQNCNSTVLYATGKYDSTMAKKPEYMFPDGHTPRAMDAIRVLDKIQDATMDDIIAAAHDTYLPNAARFIPNLIYSYTSSEKPMPELAGPIEVLKKWDFRTDTSSIATTLAVMWIEKVIEMDVAKLEKPYTNEERYSVTNGAAVSTDNLTARQMTDALRDIVAELTKDFGTWKVAWGTVNRYQRNPEGELGTDSKKSWPLPATPGYLGSLNAYVSKKSPDSKNRYGITGNTFVAVVEFGKELKAKTILTGGASSDPASPHFTDQVDGYINHQYKDIFFYKKDVLKNAEKTYHPGE; via the coding sequence ATGAAAAAAATAACCATTTTCGCCTTTCTTGCATTGTCCTTCAATGTGTCAGCACAGACATTTTCTCCAAAAGAAATTAAGGCTTTGAAAAAAGAAGCAGCGCAGATTACTATCGTCAAAGATAAGTACGGCGTTCCCCATGTGTACACAAAAACCGATGAGCAGGCTGTCTTTGGAATGAGTTATGTACAATGCGAAGAATTCTTCGATAAACTGGAATCGTCGTTGATCAGTCGTTTAGGGCGTCAGTCGGAAATAGATGGTGAAGCCGCGATTTATAAAGATCTCTGGACAAGAATGTACACCGATTCTACACGGGCAAAAGCTCTGTACAAAGAATCTCCAAAATGGTTACAGAAACTATGTGACGGATTTGCCGGAGGTGTCAACCTTTACCTGATTACGCATCCAGACAAAAAGACAAAGCTGATCAAGCGCATGGAACCCTGGATGTCGTTGATGAATAATGTCCCTGCTTTGGGTGGAAGCAATATCGACGAGGCTGGTTTTGCTGCATTATATTCCAAAAAAGGACCAAGATTTACTTCTTACTTACCAAGTTTTGAACCAGACAATTTCCGTGAGCCAGCAGGATCAAATGGCTGGGCGATAGCACCTTCGCGTACGAAAAGCAAAAATGCGATGATCCTGATCAATCCGCATTCAGAGTTTTACGGACGTATTGAAATTCAGGTTACGAGTGAAGAAGGTCTTAACTCTTACGGAGCACCATTTATTGGCCAATTCAGCTTGTTCCAGGGTTTCAATGAATATCTTGGCTGGATGCATCCGGTTTCTTTGTCTGATGGGAAAGACTTATACGCAGAAATGGTTGAGCAAAAAGATGGAAAGTATTATTACAAATACAACGGCGAAATGAAAGCGGTTGATAGTACTGAAATCACAATTCCTTATAAAAAAGGAAATGAAATCCTGACTAAAAAATTCACCGTTTACCGCACGCATCACGGTCCGGTAGTTTCTATTCTGAACAAAAAGTGGGTTTCCTTAAAAACCATCGACGGAAGTATTGATCTTCTTGCCATGCATTGGGAAAAAATGAAAGCGAAAAACTTCGATCAGTTTAAAGCTTCTATGGACAAACGTGTGATGACGGGAAGTAACGTCATGTACGCCGACAGAGATGGTAATATCGCTTACTGGCACGGAAACTTCGTTCCAAAAAAAGATCCTTCATTAAACTGGAAACGTCCGGTGGATGGAAGTACCGATGCAACGGAATGGAAAGGAACCTATTCACTGGATGAAATTCCTAACTACAAAAACCCGGCAAACGGATGGCTGCAAAATTGTAATTCAACAGTTTTGTACGCAACCGGTAAGTACGATTCTACGATGGCAAAAAAGCCCGAATATATGTTCCCGGATGGACATACGCCGCGTGCAATGGATGCCATTCGGGTTCTGGATAAGATTCAGGATGCAACCATGGACGATATTATCGCCGCTGCACATGATACCTATTTGCCAAATGCGGCACGTTTCATTCCAAATCTGATCTATTCTTACACGAGTTCAGAAAAGCCAATGCCGGAATTAGCAGGACCGATTGAGGTTTTGAAAAAATGGGATTTCAGAACCGATACAAGTTCGATCGCTACGACACTTGCCGTCATGTGGATTGAAAAAGTGATTGAAATGGACGTGGCCAAATTGGAAAAACCATATACCAACGAAGAAAGATATTCTGTAACGAACGGAGCAGCGGTATCGACGGACAATCTGACTGCCCGCCAAATGACAGATGCTCTCAGAGATATCGTTGCTGAGTTGACAAAAGATTTTGGAACATGGAAAGTAGCCTGGGGAACCGTTAACCGTTACCAGAGAAATCCGGAAGGAGAACTGGGAACCGACAGCAAAAAAAGCTGGCCATTACCAGCAACGCCTGGATACCTGGGTTCTTTGAATGCCTATGTGAGCAAGAAAAGTCCTGACTCGAAAAACCGTTATGGTATCACCGGAAACACTTTTGTAGCCGTGGTAGAATTTGGTAAAGAACTGAAAGCCAAAACGATTTTGACTGGCGGTGCAAGTTCTGATCCGGCTTCGCCACATTTTACAGATCAGGTTGATGGGTATATCAATCATCAATACAAAGACATCTTTTTCTATAAAAAAGATGTCCTGAAAAACGCTGAGAAAACCTATCATCCCGGAGAATAA